From a region of the Falco peregrinus isolate bFalPer1 chromosome 5, bFalPer1.pri, whole genome shotgun sequence genome:
- the IGFBP1 gene encoding insulin-like growth factor-binding protein 1: MSRLRWLLSLLLPPLLLAPPLGPRPAAGAAPPPLRCAPCPPQQLALCPPVPPACPEPARPPGCGCCQTCALGPGQPCGVYTARCRQGLRCHGPPGDPRPLSALLRGQGTCLPAGEAAGARTAEPADSMEPDDMSLESAEMTQDQLLNYQLMSLISQDKPIPWNAITAYENMKAKRLSELKKWKEQGPCQKELYRALYKLAKAQQRSGGEIYKFYLPNCNKNGFYHSKQCETSLDGETAGCWCVYPKTGRRIPGSSEMKGDPECQQYVNSQE; the protein is encoded by the exons ATGAGCCGCCTGCGGtggctgctgtcactgctgctgccgCCCCTGCTGCTGGCGCCGCCGCTGGGCCCTCGCCCGGccgccggggcggccccgccgccgctgcgctgcgccccctgccccccacagcAGCTGGCGCTCTGCCCCCCCGTGCCGCCCGCCTGCCCGgagcccgcccggccgcccggCTGCGGCTGCTGCCAGACCTGCGCCCTGGGGCCGGGCCAGCCCTGCGGGGTCTACACGGCGCGCTGCCGGCAGGGGCTGCGCTGCCACGGCCCCCCCGGGGACCCCCGGCCGCTCTCCGCCCTGCTGCGGGGACAGGGGACCTGCCTGCCCGCCGGCGAGGCGGCTGGGGCGCGCACGGCCGAGCCCGCAG ACTCTATGGAACCTGATGATATGTCTTTGGAAAGCGCTGAAATGACACAGGATCAGCTGCTGAACTATCAGCTGATGTCTCTCATAAGCCAGGACAAGCCCATTCCCTGGAATGCCATCACTGCAtatgaaaacatgaaagcaaagaGACTATCTGAACTCAAGAAATGGAAAGAGCAG GGACCTTGTCAGAAGGAGCTCTACAGAGCCCTGTATAAACTGGCAAAGGCTCAGCAGAGAAGTGGAGGGGAGATTTACAAATTCTACTTGCCCAACTGCAACAAGAATGGATTTTACCACAGCAAACAG TGTGAAACTTCACTGGATGGAGAGACGGCTGGATGCTGGTGTGTCTATCCAAAAACTGGAAGAAGAATTCCTGGTTCCTCAGAAATGAAAGGAGACCCAGAATGCCAACAGTACGTCAACTCACAAGAATAA